One Campylobacter concisus DNA segment encodes these proteins:
- a CDS encoding OmpA family protein, whose translation MKKVVLASVAVATLLLSGCSSKNPEVDMNANSNQSADNSGSMSDADRLAALIANIESQVKSVYFDFDKFNIKADQQGVVSSNASVFNQADAQALSIKVEGNCDEWGTDEYNYALGLKRAKSAKDALVRNGVSADRIAVVSFGESNPVCTDKTKACDAQNRRADFKVLP comes from the coding sequence ATGAAAAAAGTAGTTCTAGCAAGTGTTGCAGTTGCAACTTTATTGTTGAGCGGTTGTAGCTCTAAAAACCCTGAAGTTGATATGAATGCAAATTCAAATCAATCTGCAGATAACTCAGGTAGCATGAGCGATGCTGATAGATTAGCAGCTCTTATCGCTAACATCGAGAGCCAAGTTAAAAGTGTATACTTTGACTTTGATAAATTTAACATCAAAGCTGATCAACAAGGTGTTGTTAGCTCAAATGCATCAGTATTCAACCAAGCTGACGCTCAAGCTCTTTCTATAAAAGTAGAAGGTAACTGCGACGAGTGGGGTACAGATGAGTATAACTATGCTCTTGGTCTAAAACGTGCTAAAAGTGCTAAAGACGCTCTTGTAAGAAATGGCGTTAGCGCTGATAGAATCGCTGTAGTAAGCTTTGGCGAAAGCAACCCAGTTTGTACAGACAAAACAAAAGCTTGCGACGCTCAAAACAGACGTGCAGATTTCAAAGTACTTCCTTAA
- the tolB gene encoding Tol-Pal system protein TolB, with protein sequence MKKIFLFLCVALGLYAADATISVINQGVALPKIALQDATTAVSDAGFKDKFFKIMLGDLKVSSDFEVIEDHVPSTYEGTAATNTMSDKGVELIFRYALEGSMGSPLTLRVKLIDAKTATTRYERVYNMPDGAKYPFLAHKSIVELTNELNLPPVGWMEKFIILAKYTSARQSSIIVADYTLTYQKTIVSGGLNIFPKWAGADQSKFYYTSYVNNKPTLFRYDLNSGTKTKIIDSVGMLIASDVSKDGSKILLTMAPKDQPDIFIYNTGSKNLTQITNYPGIDVNGNFVDNDSRIVFVSDRLGYPNIFATPATSGGSVEQMVFHGKNNNSVSTFENYVVYSSREASGGFNIYLISTQTDFIRQLTANGKNNYPRFSSDGQSVVFIKELGGQSSLGVVRLNENRSFQFPLKVGKIQSIDW encoded by the coding sequence ATGAAGAAAATTTTTCTTTTTTTGTGCGTTGCTCTAGGGCTTTATGCTGCTGATGCGACGATATCTGTTATAAACCAAGGTGTTGCTTTGCCAAAGATAGCTTTGCAAGATGCAACTACAGCTGTTAGTGATGCAGGCTTTAAAGATAAATTCTTTAAGATCATGCTAGGCGACTTGAAAGTTAGTTCTGACTTTGAGGTTATCGAAGATCACGTGCCTTCAACCTATGAGGGAACAGCAGCTACAAATACAATGAGCGACAAAGGTGTTGAGCTTATCTTTAGATATGCTCTTGAGGGTTCTATGGGCTCACCTCTTACTTTAAGAGTAAAACTCATAGATGCAAAGACTGCAACTACAAGGTATGAGAGAGTATATAACATGCCTGATGGTGCGAAGTATCCGTTTTTAGCACACAAAAGTATAGTTGAGCTAACAAATGAGCTAAATTTACCACCAGTTGGTTGGATGGAGAAATTTATCATCCTAGCAAAATACACTTCGGCTCGCCAAAGCTCTATTATAGTGGCTGATTACACACTTACATATCAAAAGACAATCGTAAGCGGTGGTCTAAACATCTTCCCTAAATGGGCAGGCGCTGATCAAAGTAAATTTTACTATACATCTTATGTGAATAACAAACCAACTTTGTTTAGATATGACCTAAATTCAGGCACAAAAACGAAGATAATCGACAGCGTTGGTATGCTTATAGCTTCAGACGTTAGCAAAGATGGAAGCAAAATTTTATTAACTATGGCGCCAAAAGATCAGCCAGATATTTTTATCTACAACACAGGTAGTAAGAATTTAACTCAGATCACAAACTATCCAGGCATCGATGTAAACGGAAATTTTGTAGATAATGACAGCAGAATAGTTTTTGTCTCAGATAGACTTGGATATCCAAACATCTTCGCAACACCTGCAACCTCAGGCGGAAGTGTTGAGCAAATGGTATTTCATGGTAAAAACAACAACTCAGTAAGCACTTTTGAAAACTATGTAGTTTATTCAAGTAGAGAGGCTAGTGGTGGCTTTAATATTTATCTGATCTCAACTCAAACAGATTTTATCCGTCAGCTTACAGCAAATGGTAAAAATAACTATCCAAGATTTTCAAGTGATGGTCAAAGTGTCGTATTTATCAAAGAACTTGGCGGTCAAAGCTCGCTTGGCGTTGTTAGATTAAATGAGAACAGAAGTTTTCAATTTCCACTAAAAGTAGGTAAAATTCAATCTATTGATTGGTAA
- a CDS encoding TonB C-terminal domain-containing protein: MPNKVKFPTLSSFFVAFCIYIIIVLALFIKLTFFSEPPKKYTDDKDAIMDVVMVDREVDQTIKAPKQAKEVVKETKPEPKKESEEDKQETTNKPVVPDEPLPTPSLPTPPKEEPKPEPKKPEPKPEIPKPSEEPKEDVKPEPKPEPKPTPKPVEKPKPKEPNIKDLFSDIDSTKLKKDDGIKKAENKVQSRKKSEASSSKAAKEASDIIKSLKIDQNPTAPKSQMTGTYDPLMGAITKQIQRRWQSYKADSANIAKVKVMIDQSGNFNYEILELSYNEEFNAKVRECLEKLTAEKFPFNPDKSTTFNLNLEDKIN, encoded by the coding sequence ATGCCTAATAAAGTTAAATTTCCAACGCTTAGTTCATTTTTTGTAGCGTTTTGTATTTACATTATCATTGTGCTTGCTTTGTTTATAAAGCTTACTTTTTTTAGCGAACCTCCTAAAAAATATACTGATGACAAAGATGCTATTATGGATGTAGTTATGGTTGATAGAGAAGTCGATCAAACCATAAAAGCGCCAAAACAAGCAAAAGAGGTCGTAAAAGAGACAAAACCAGAACCTAAAAAAGAGTCAGAAGAAGATAAACAAGAGACTACAAATAAGCCTGTTGTGCCAGATGAGCCATTGCCAACCCCAAGCTTGCCAACTCCTCCAAAAGAAGAGCCAAAGCCTGAGCCTAAAAAACCAGAACCAAAGCCTGAAATCCCAAAACCTAGCGAAGAGCCTAAAGAGGATGTTAAGCCAGAGCCTAAACCTGAGCCTAAACCTACACCAAAGCCAGTTGAAAAGCCAAAACCAAAAGAGCCAAATATAAAAGACCTCTTTAGTGACATAGACTCTACTAAACTTAAAAAAGATGATGGTATAAAAAAGGCTGAAAATAAAGTGCAAAGCCGCAAAAAAAGCGAGGCTTCTAGCTCAAAAGCTGCAAAAGAGGCTAGCGACATAATTAAGAGTTTAAAGATAGATCAAAACCCAACAGCTCCAAAGTCACAAATGACCGGCACTTATGATCCATTGATGGGAGCCATAACAAAACAAATTCAAAGAAGATGGCAAAGCTATAAAGCTGACTCTGCAAATATAGCTAAGGTAAAAGTCATGATAGATCAGAGTGGAAATTTCAACTATGAAATTTTAGAGCTATCATACAATGAAGAGTTTAATGCAAAGGTTAGAGAGTGCCTGGAAAAGCTTACTGCAGAGAAATTTCCATTTAATCCAGATAAAAGTACTACTTTTAATTTAAATTTAGAAGATAAAATAAACTAA
- a CDS encoding biopolymer transporter ExbD, protein MALKFDDETPELNITPLVDIMLVLLAILMVTMPTITYQEDITLPDGSKAKTSTSKQKDLIVSINAQGQVRIDQSTMSLAELPDNIALMSAKYDKTSPIYIKADKNLKYDDVMFVLKTLKGAGFNKVALETNG, encoded by the coding sequence ATGGCTCTTAAATTTGACGACGAAACACCAGAGTTAAACATAACGCCTCTTGTTGATATCATGCTTGTTTTGTTGGCTATTTTAATGGTTACAATGCCAACTATAACATATCAAGAAGATATAACATTGCCAGATGGCTCAAAGGCAAAAACATCTACGTCTAAACAAAAAGATCTTATAGTGTCTATAAATGCACAAGGACAAGTTAGAATAGATCAAAGTACAATGAGCCTTGCTGAACTTCCAGATAACATTGCACTAATGAGTGCAAAATATGACAAAACCTCGCCTATATATATAAAGGCTGATAAAAATTTAAAATACGATGATGTTATGTTTGTATTAAAGACTTTAAAAGGTGCTGGTTTTAATAAAGTAGCTTTAGAGACAAACGGTTAA
- a CDS encoding MotA/TolQ/ExbB proton channel family protein translates to MGGIDIFLNYIQRSSFITIIVLTWLSVYFIVSFTILFSRMAGIGAWQKREQNALEALLMGAKNIPNDSSLKKCASGRISKEKLNVCISIAEKNATSGLTWLSVIASTSPFIGLFGTVVSILETFSQLGNGAGSSLGVIAPAISEALVATGCGIFVAIPAYTFNLLIKRKAYELMSVIERQADVMIALKKDDETL, encoded by the coding sequence GTGGGCGGAATAGATATATTTTTAAATTACATTCAAAGAAGTAGTTTTATTACAATTATAGTTTTAACTTGGTTGTCAGTATATTTTATAGTTAGTTTTACAATTCTTTTTTCAAGAATGGCTGGTATAGGAGCTTGGCAAAAACGCGAGCAAAATGCGCTTGAAGCACTACTTATGGGCGCTAAAAATATACCAAACGACTCATCTTTAAAGAAGTGTGCAAGTGGTAGAATTTCGAAAGAAAAGCTAAATGTTTGCATAAGTATTGCCGAAAAAAATGCTACAAGCGGGCTTACATGGCTTAGTGTAATAGCTTCTACTTCTCCATTTATTGGTCTTTTTGGAACAGTTGTGTCTATCTTGGAGACATTTTCACAGCTAGGAAATGGTGCAGGTTCATCTCTTGGAGTTATAGCCCCAGCTATTTCAGAAGCGCTTGTTGCGACAGGTTGTGGAATTTTTGTTGCGATCCCAGCATATACATTTAACTTGCTTATAAAAAGAAAAGCTTACGAATTAATGAGCGTTATCGAGCGTCAAGCTGACGTTATGATAGCACTTAAAAAAGATGACGAGACGTTATAG
- the atpC gene encoding ATP synthase F1 subunit epsilon has product MDKLHLEIVTPQGQIFNDDVSSVVLPGSEGEFGVLPNHASLISLLKAGIIDIEDKHKKHDVVAINWGYAKIDEGKVVILADGAVYVSGNSESELANSLEAARNLIESMSSDTNAFAATISKMENVVRAR; this is encoded by the coding sequence ATGGATAAATTACATTTAGAGATCGTAACTCCTCAAGGTCAGATATTTAATGATGACGTGAGTAGTGTAGTGCTTCCAGGTAGCGAGGGTGAGTTTGGTGTTTTGCCAAACCACGCCTCATTAATATCTCTTTTAAAAGCAGGTATTATAGATATAGAAGATAAGCATAAAAAGCATGATGTAGTTGCTATTAACTGGGGCTATGCAAAGATCGATGAGGGCAAAGTAGTTATACTAGCTGACGGTGCGGTCTATGTCTCTGGCAATAGTGAAAGCGAGCTTGCAAATTCATTAGAAGCTGCTAGAAATTTGATAGAGAGTATGAGCAGTGATACAAATGCTTTTGCAGCAACTATATCAAAAATGGAAAATGTAGTGAGAGCAAGATAA
- the atpD gene encoding F0F1 ATP synthase subunit beta, whose translation MKGVISQVMGPVVDVDFNDYLPKINEAIEVFFEVEGKKHKLILEVAAHLGDNRVRTIAMDMSEGLTRGLEAKALGAPISVPVGEKVLGRIFNVVGDLIDEGEGINFDKHWSIHRDPPPFEEQSTKSEIFETGIKVVDLLAPYAKGGKVGLFGGAGVGKTVIIMELIHNVAFKHSGYSVFAGVGERTREGNDLYHEMKESNVLDKVALCYGQMNEPPGARNRIALTGLTMAEYFRDEMGLDVLMFIDNIFRFSQSGAEMSALLGRIPSAVGYQPTLASEMGKFQERITSTKKGSITSVQAVYVPADDLTDPAPATVFAHLDATTVLNRSIAEKGIYPAVDPLDSTSRMLDPQILGVDHYKVARGVQAVLQKYKDLQDIIAILGMDELSEEDKLTVDRARKIERFLSQPFFVAEVFTGSPGKYVSLDENIAGFKGILEGKYDHLPEAAFYMVGNIDEALAKAEKLKA comes from the coding sequence ATGAAGGGTGTTATTAGTCAAGTTATGGGCCCTGTGGTCGATGTTGACTTTAATGACTACTTGCCGAAGATCAATGAAGCTATCGAAGTTTTCTTTGAGGTTGAGGGCAAGAAACATAAACTAATATTAGAAGTTGCTGCTCACCTAGGTGATAATAGAGTTAGAACTATTGCTATGGATATGAGTGAGGGTCTGACTCGTGGCTTAGAGGCTAAAGCACTTGGTGCACCTATAAGCGTGCCGGTTGGCGAAAAAGTTTTGGGTAGAATTTTTAACGTAGTTGGCGATTTGATCGACGAGGGTGAGGGTATAAATTTCGATAAGCACTGGTCTATCCACCGCGATCCTCCTCCATTTGAAGAGCAAAGTACAAAGAGTGAAATTTTTGAAACTGGTATCAAGGTAGTTGATCTTCTAGCTCCTTATGCGAAGGGTGGTAAAGTAGGTCTATTTGGTGGTGCTGGTGTTGGTAAAACGGTTATTATTATGGAGCTTATCCACAACGTTGCGTTTAAACACAGTGGTTATTCTGTATTTGCAGGCGTTGGTGAGAGAACTCGTGAAGGAAATGACCTTTATCACGAAATGAAAGAAAGTAACGTTTTGGATAAAGTTGCCTTGTGCTACGGCCAAATGAACGAGCCACCAGGAGCAAGAAACCGTATCGCACTAACTGGCCTTACAATGGCTGAGTACTTCCGTGATGAGATGGGACTTGACGTTTTGATGTTTATCGATAACATCTTCCGTTTCTCTCAATCAGGTGCAGAGATGTCAGCTCTACTTGGACGTATCCCATCAGCTGTTGGTTATCAGCCAACTCTTGCAAGTGAAATGGGTAAATTCCAAGAGAGGATCACATCAACTAAAAAAGGTTCGATCACATCTGTTCAAGCTGTTTATGTTCCGGCTGACGACCTTACAGACCCAGCCCCTGCGACGGTTTTTGCTCACCTTGACGCTACGACAGTTCTTAACAGATCGATCGCAGAAAAAGGTATCTATCCAGCTGTTGATCCACTTGATTCAACATCAAGAATGCTCGATCCTCAAATTTTAGGAGTAGATCACTATAAGGTAGCTCGCGGCGTTCAAGCTGTGCTTCAAAAATATAAAGACCTTCAAGATATCATCGCTATCCTTGGTATGGACGAGCTTAGCGAAGAAGATAAACTAACAGTTGATAGAGCAAGAAAGATAGAGAGATTTTTATCTCAGCCATTCTTCGTTGCTGAAGTATTTACAGGCAGCCCTGGTAAATATGTAAGTCTTGACGAAAATATCGCTGGCTTTAAGGGAATTTTAGAAGGCAAATATGATCATCTACCAGAAGCAGCATTTTATATGGTCGGAAATATAGATGAGGCTTTAGCTAAAGCTGAAAAACTTAAGGCTTAA
- the atpG gene encoding ATP synthase F1 subunit gamma encodes MSNLKDIKRKIKSVQNTQKTTRAMKLVSTAKLRKAEEAARYSRVYALKINEVLSEIAYKINQYASVMTESKFFNTTKSVEKVDIIFVTADKGLCGGFNVQTIKTVRRMIDELKAKKIKVRLRAVGKKGIEFFNFQGVELLETYVGASSSPTYEKAQKIIKDAIDDFTNGITDKVVLIHNGYKNMISQEIRVNDIVPIEPSKIVAVETNSLMEFEPEDNYIKIMDELLNKYFEYSMYYALVDSLAAEHSARMQAMDNATNNAKERVKQLNLAYNKARQESITTELIEIISGVESMK; translated from the coding sequence ATGTCAAATTTAAAAGATATAAAACGAAAGATCAAGAGCGTCCAGAATACTCAAAAGACAACGCGTGCGATGAAGCTTGTCTCTACAGCAAAGCTTCGCAAAGCTGAAGAGGCTGCACGCTACTCTAGAGTTTATGCACTTAAGATCAATGAGGTTTTATCGGAGATAGCTTATAAGATCAATCAATACGCTTCAGTTATGACTGAGAGTAAATTTTTTAACACAACAAAGAGTGTAGAAAAGGTTGATATTATATTTGTTACCGCTGATAAAGGGCTTTGCGGTGGCTTTAATGTCCAGACTATAAAGACAGTTAGGCGCATGATCGATGAGCTAAAAGCCAAAAAGATCAAAGTTAGACTAAGAGCTGTTGGTAAAAAAGGTATAGAATTTTTCAATTTCCAAGGCGTTGAACTACTTGAGACTTATGTCGGAGCTAGCTCTTCTCCTACTTATGAAAAAGCTCAAAAGATCATAAAAGATGCCATTGATGACTTTACAAACGGCATAACAGATAAGGTCGTGCTAATACACAATGGCTATAAAAATATGATTTCTCAAGAGATTAGAGTAAATGATATTGTGCCTATTGAGCCGTCTAAGATAGTTGCGGTTGAGACAAATTCTTTGATGGAATTTGAGCCAGAGGACAACTATATTAAGATTATGGATGAATTGCTCAATAAATATTTTGAGTATAGTATGTATTATGCTTTGGTTGATTCTTTGGCGGCTGAGCACAGCGCTAGAATGCAAGCTATGGATAATGCAACAAACAATGCTAAAGAGCGTGTAAAACAGTTAAATCTTGCTTACAACAAAGCAAGACAAGAGTCTATTACCACTGAGCTTATCGAGATTATCAGTGGTGTTGAATCAATGAAATAA
- the atpA gene encoding F0F1 ATP synthase subunit alpha, whose amino-acid sequence MSAKIKADEISTIIKERIENFDLSVDVEETGKVISVADGVANVYGLKNVMAGEMVEFESGEKGMALNLEESSVGIVILGKTSGITEGSSVKRLKKLLRVPVGDALIGRVVNSLGEPIDAKGPIEATESRFVEEKAKGIMARKSVHEPLQTGIKAIDALVPIGRGQRELIIGDRQTGKTTVAIDTIINQKGQDVICIYVAIGQKQSTVAQVVKKLEEYGAMDYTIVVNAGASDAAALQYLAPYAGVTMGEYFRDNSRHALIIYDDLSKHAVAYREMSLILRRPPGREAYPGDVFYLHSRLLERASKLNDALGAGSLTALPIIETQAGDVSAYIPTNVISITDGQIFLESDLFNSGIRPAINVGLSVSRVGGAAQIKAIKQVSGTLRLDLAQYRELQAFAQFASDLDESSRKQLERGQKMVEVLKQPPYSPLPVENQVVIIFAGAKGYLDDVATTNVTKFEAELYPYIEAKYPEIFEQIRTKKVLDKEVEEILHKALKDFKATFAAN is encoded by the coding sequence GTGAGTGCAAAAATTAAAGCTGACGAAATTAGCACGATAATCAAAGAGCGTATTGAAAATTTTGATTTAAGTGTTGATGTAGAAGAGACCGGTAAAGTCATCTCAGTCGCTGATGGCGTTGCTAACGTTTATGGTTTGAAAAACGTTATGGCTGGCGAGATGGTTGAATTTGAAAGCGGCGAAAAAGGTATGGCTCTTAACCTTGAAGAGAGCAGTGTTGGTATAGTTATCCTTGGAAAAACTAGCGGTATCACAGAAGGCAGCTCTGTAAAAAGACTTAAAAAACTTCTACGCGTTCCAGTTGGCGACGCATTGATCGGCCGTGTTGTAAATTCACTCGGTGAGCCAATCGACGCAAAAGGGCCAATCGAAGCTACTGAATCTCGCTTCGTTGAAGAAAAAGCAAAAGGTATCATGGCAAGAAAAAGCGTTCATGAGCCACTTCAAACAGGTATCAAAGCTATCGATGCACTTGTGCCAATTGGTAGAGGTCAAAGAGAGCTAATCATCGGTGACCGCCAAACTGGTAAAACAACAGTTGCTATCGATACTATTATCAACCAAAAAGGTCAAGATGTCATTTGTATCTATGTAGCTATCGGTCAAAAACAATCAACCGTTGCTCAAGTCGTTAAAAAACTTGAAGAGTACGGCGCTATGGACTACACTATAGTTGTAAATGCTGGTGCTAGTGACGCAGCTGCGCTTCAATACCTTGCTCCGTACGCTGGTGTAACAATGGGTGAATACTTTAGAGATAACTCTCGCCACGCGCTAATCATCTATGATGACTTGTCAAAACACGCGGTTGCTTATCGTGAGATGTCTTTGATCCTAAGAAGACCACCGGGTCGTGAAGCTTATCCAGGCGACGTTTTCTACCTTCACTCAAGACTTCTAGAAAGAGCAAGTAAGCTAAATGACGCGCTAGGTGCTGGATCTTTAACAGCTCTACCTATTATCGAGACTCAAGCGGGCGACGTTTCAGCTTATATTCCAACAAACGTTATTTCAATTACAGATGGTCAAATTTTCCTTGAGAGCGACCTATTTAACTCAGGTATCCGCCCAGCGATCAACGTTGGCCTTTCTGTTTCTCGTGTCGGTGGTGCAGCTCAGATCAAAGCTATCAAACAAGTTTCTGGTACGCTAAGACTAGACCTTGCTCAGTACCGCGAACTACAAGCATTTGCTCAGTTTGCAAGTGATCTTGACGAGAGCTCAAGAAAACAACTAGAGCGCGGTCAAAAAATGGTTGAAGTACTAAAACAACCTCCATATTCTCCGCTTCCAGTTGAGAATCAAGTAGTTATCATATTTGCTGGTGCTAAGGGCTATTTAGATGACGTTGCAACTACAAATGTAACAAAATTTGAAGCTGAGCTATATCCATATATCGAGGCAAAATACCCTGAAATTTTTGAGCAGATCAGAACTAAAAAGGTTCTTGATAAAGAAGTAGAAGAAATTTTACATAAAGCGTTGAAAGATTTTAAAGCGACTTTTGCCGCTAACTAG
- a CDS encoding F0F1 ATP synthase subunit delta, with the protein MNEVVAKKYVKAILSDVKSNELNAFVENLSELAAAFASDKFKSIISLPTLKASQKVEFVLSLVKNQDIKFANFIKLLGANKRLELIPAILDEMKIEQSLLENTYRGEVVGNFDLSAEQLKALEENFSKKFNSKIKLDGSKSDYNGVKVELDDLGVEVNFSIDRLKSQMSEYILKAI; encoded by the coding sequence ATGAATGAAGTAGTAGCTAAAAAATACGTAAAGGCGATCTTAAGCGACGTAAAATCCAATGAACTTAATGCATTTGTTGAAAATTTATCAGAGCTAGCTGCTGCTTTTGCTAGCGATAAATTTAAAAGCATTATAAGTTTGCCAACACTAAAGGCTTCACAAAAGGTTGAATTTGTACTATCTTTGGTTAAAAATCAAGATATTAAATTTGCAAATTTTATAAAGCTTCTTGGTGCGAACAAAAGACTAGAGCTTATACCTGCGATACTAGATGAGATGAAGATAGAGCAATCTTTGCTTGAAAATACATATCGCGGCGAGGTTGTTGGAAATTTTGATCTAAGCGCTGAGCAGCTAAAAGCTTTGGAAGAGAATTTCTCCAAGAAATTTAACTCTAAGATCAAGCTTGATGGCTCAAAGAGCGATTACAACGGTGTAAAAGTTGAGTTAGACGATTTAGGTGTCGAGGTAAATTTCTCTATCGACAGACTAAAAAGTCAAATGAGTGAATATATATTAAAAGCAATTTAA
- a CDS encoding F0F1 ATP synthase subunit B, giving the protein MKIKILFFLALPFLAYASEHGGTNYDIVERTLNFLLFFAILVYFAAKPLKALYQSRIDRIANKLESIQEKLRDSKAKKDDVLKRVEEAKQNANALIETAKKEAVNLAAKVKKEAQNDIANIEKGYKEQKEFEERKMTKGVVNEILSDIFSSDSLKVDQKELVNIILKKVS; this is encoded by the coding sequence ATGAAGATAAAAATTTTATTTTTTCTAGCACTTCCATTTCTAGCATACGCTAGCGAGCATGGTGGAACAAACTACGACATAGTCGAGAGAACACTAAACTTCTTACTTTTTTTTGCTATTTTGGTATATTTTGCTGCTAAGCCACTAAAAGCTCTTTATCAAAGCAGGATAGATAGGATCGCAAATAAGCTTGAGAGCATCCAAGAGAAGCTTCGCGACTCTAAAGCTAAAAAAGATGACGTTCTAAAGCGTGTAGAAGAGGCTAAGCAAAATGCAAATGCTCTAATAGAAACTGCGAAAAAAGAAGCTGTAAATTTAGCTGCAAAAGTTAAAAAAGAGGCTCAAAACGATATCGCAAATATCGAAAAAGGTTACAAAGAGCAAAAAGAATTTGAAGAGCGCAAGATGACAAAAGGCGTTGTAAATGAAATTTTGAGTGACATTTTCTCAAGCGATAGCCTAAAAGTCGATCAAAAAGAGCTTGTAAATATCATACTTAAAAAGGTTAGCTAA
- a CDS encoding FoF1 ATP synthase subunit B', translating to MLEIDVPLMLLTAIVFFVLIAILNPLLYKPMLKFIDDRNASIKNDEESTSKNASDLSVHEKEIEEIIQNARSEANKIRQEALNLAKEESLKEINAVKSSLEADYNEFLNALSSQKDSLKADLSAKLPELRAALNAKLSKI from the coding sequence ATGTTAGAAATAGATGTGCCATTGATGCTTTTAACGGCTATCGTTTTCTTTGTCTTGATCGCCATTTTAAATCCTTTGCTATATAAGCCAATGCTTAAATTTATAGATGACAGAAATGCCTCTATAAAAAATGACGAAGAGAGCACTAGCAAAAATGCAAGCGACTTAAGCGTTCATGAAAAAGAGATCGAAGAGATCATACAAAATGCAAGATCTGAGGCTAACAAAATAAGACAAGAGGCCTTAAATTTGGCAAAAGAAGAGTCTTTAAAAGAGATAAATGCGGTAAAAAGTAGTTTAGAGGCTGATTATAATGAGTTTTTAAACGCTTTAAGCTCTCAAAAAGATAGCCTAAAGGCAGATCTATCAGCTAAACTACCTGAGCTTAGAGCAGCTTTAAACGCTAAGCTCTCTAAAATTTAA
- a CDS encoding ParB/RepB/Spo0J family partition protein: MAKKGGLGRGLSAILEDVEQAYSKEIANLNDSEIVEEINIDEILPNPYQPRTHFDEEALKELSASIKRHGLIQPIIVIKKDDGYMLIAGERRYRATKMLGASKIKAIIADIKSQNLRELALIENIQRENLNPIELAKSYKELINEYKITQDGLANIIHKSRTQITNTMRLLLLSDYTQKLLQEDKLTQGHAKVIVGLSSEEERMVVDTIIGQKLSVRDTEILVKKIKNKEEVKEPKPQISEEMSKKLSNLQEIFKNLKIKTKVKSKNLILEFSDISQVEEFIAKLK, from the coding sequence ATGGCGAAAAAAGGTGGATTGGGGCGCGGACTTAGTGCGATACTTGAAGATGTAGAGCAGGCCTACAGCAAAGAGATCGCAAATTTAAACGACTCTGAGATAGTCGAAGAGATAAATATAGATGAAATTTTACCAAACCCATACCAACCAAGAACGCATTTTGACGAAGAGGCCTTAAAAGAGCTAAGTGCTAGCATCAAAAGGCACGGACTAATACAACCAATAATCGTCATCAAAAAAGATGACGGCTATATGTTAATAGCTGGTGAGCGAAGATACCGCGCTACAAAGATGCTTGGAGCAAGTAAGATAAAGGCGATCATTGCTGATATCAAGTCGCAAAATTTAAGAGAGCTTGCGCTTATCGAAAACATACAACGTGAAAATTTAAATCCAATCGAACTTGCAAAGTCATATAAAGAGCTCATAAACGAGTATAAGATCACACAAGACGGCTTAGCAAATATCATCCACAAGAGCAGAACTCAGATAACAAATACGATGAGACTTTTGCTACTTAGCGACTACACGCAAAAACTTTTGCAAGAAGATAAGCTCACGCAAGGCCACGCTAAAGTCATCGTAGGACTTAGTAGCGAAGAAGAAAGAATGGTTGTTGATACGATCATCGGGCAAAAACTAAGTGTTAGAGATACAGAAATTTTAGTAAAAAAGATAAAAAATAAAGAAGAAGTAAAAGAGCCAAAGCCTCAAATTTCAGAAGAAATGAGCAAAAAGTTATCAAATTTACAAGAAATTTTTAAAAATTTAAAGATAAAGACGAAGGTAAAATCTAAAAATTTAATATTAGAATTTAGCGATATTTCGCAGGTAGAAGAATTTATCGCTAAGCTAAAATAG